A window of the Pseudomonas sp. B21_DOA genome harbors these coding sequences:
- a CDS encoding TraR/DksA C4-type zinc finger protein yields MADDIDRANEQAQYLLDVAIHRSRRVPSSRVSAQFCGDCDEPIPLLRQQKVEGCETCVSCQELREARR; encoded by the coding sequence ATGGCTGATGATATCGACCGCGCAAACGAGCAGGCGCAATACCTGCTTGATGTTGCTATCCATCGCAGTCGCCGCGTGCCATCGAGCCGCGTTAGCGCGCAGTTCTGTGGCGACTGCGACGAACCAATCCCGTTGCTTCGACAGCAGAAGGTTGAAGGTTGTGAGACCTGCGTCTCTTGTCAGGAGTTGCGGGAGGCCCGGCGATGA